A region of Asterias amurensis chromosome 22, ASM3211899v1 DNA encodes the following proteins:
- the LOC139953732 gene encoding uncharacterized protein, producing MFVGPDTTLDPRCTMARREHTKRWLGYLVVLYCIMTKEIATQPVYTSVTGNANDALIVSNEQVYLQLRQTQRVPCGKQTGVTSDVIAVTWYDTKKDELIRIVLNPIHGSNFTSPKYEGRATFTKGFDLTLRDVNDGDTGRYTCQIITAADQVDYEVEVIVIDKQLPKRSAVRSVSQLLRAGENTVHCPVYNRSITRPTIYYSIQHDVRSPTEILVSRFSDGSVLLQDLTFDIQRDANYSLVIKKPEAAPAELLIWCHVSSDVDGVNLMSGFVNVTQSKSAETSNSVWIALVCLGVIILIILCVAALLYKRRWRTTSHPSSSSEEMVPFNQESPINNESCGDYKLKSVIQKGGKKGKVLNNVFSSLRLVTVAGNGDLVMLDGKGIRVMSKKYYKKVTFQIRKNLINKYVAIAASKRQADGEVLVARRIGKISWHDNSSGKEVEIQGCSSDPPGEISDMDVDDEGTIYVAGIVKNVIYSYSVDGSFKSAFAVKDSPKCISACEGGILYVLSGTRIKRGEVYDIEGGTIKRFTNGTRDVYDIECPTDMNIVTTGLYSSKTSVYVLAKSAGSDKAEASAILQFSALDGHLQRRIIEDWPGILGIVFIRDDYELAFFDSKEVKVYERQKVMRKKPRREDSSSRIV from the exons ATGTTCGTTGGACCCGACACGACACTAGATCCACGATGTACGATGGCCAGAAGGGAGCACACAAAAcg GTGGCTCGGTTACCTAGTGGTACTCTACTGCATAATGACCAAGGAAATAGCTACCCAACCCGTCTACACTTCTGTTACAG GAAACGCTAACGACGCCCTCATTGTTTCAAATGAGCAAGTTTACCTGCAACTCCGACAGACACAACGTGTACCATGTGGAAAGCAGACAGGCGTCACCTCTGACGTCATCGCTGTGACCTGGTACGATACCAAAAAAGATGAACTCATTCGCATAGTATTAAACCCGATCCACGGGAGCAATTTCACGTCTCCGAAGTACGAAGGGAGGGCTACATTCACCAAAGGGTTCGACCTGACCCTCAGGGATGTCAATGATGGGGATACTGGACGTTATACGTGCCAGATAATCACAGCTGCTGATCAAGTGGATTATGAAGTTGAAGTTATCGTTATCG ATAAACAACTTCCTAAACGCTCAGCAGTGCGATCAGTCTCGCAGCTGCTCCGAGCCGGCGAGAACACCGTCCATTGTCCGGTTTACAACAGATCCATCACGAGACCAACCATTTATTACTCAATTCAACATGACGTCAGAAGTCCCACGGAGATCCTAGTTTCCCGCTTCTCAGACGGTTCAGTTTTATTGCAagatttgacctttgacatccaACGGGACGCCAACTACTCGTTGGTTATTAAAAAGCCAGAGGCAGCTCCTGCGGAGTTGTTGATATGGTGTCACGTGTCCTCTGACGTAGATGGGGTCAATCTGATGAGTGGTTTCGTCAATGTTACTC AATCGAAATCGGCAGAAACTTCGAATTCTGTTTGGATAGCTCTTGTGTGTTTAGGGGTGATCATTTTAATCATCCTATGTGTGGCTGCCTTATTGTACAAGAGGAGATGGAGGACTACATCGCATCCTTCTTCCAGCTCCGAAGAGATGGTTCCTTTCAACCAAGAAAGCCCAATCAACAACG AAAGCTGTGGAGATTACAAACTAAAGAGCGTGATTCAAAAAGGAGGCAAGAAGGGAAAAGTGCTGAATAACGTCTTCTCCTCCTTAAGACTGGTGACGGTTGCGGGTAATGGTGATTTGGTGATGCTAGACGGTAAAGGAATTCGAGTCATGTCAAAGAAATACTATAAGAAAGTCACGTTCCAGATACGGAAAAATTTAATCAATAAATATGTTGCCATAGCAGCCTCGAAAAGACAAGCTGATGGGGAAGTACTCGTGGCAAGAAGGATCGGCAAGATTTCATGGCATGACAACAGCAGTGGGAAGGAGGTTGAGATCCAAGGTTGCAGCAGTGATCCCCCTGGAGAGATAAGCGATATGGATGTGGATGATGAGGGAACCATATACGTTGCTGGCATAGTTAAGAATGTGATTTATTCTTATAGCGTGGATGGGTCGTTCAAGTCAGCGTTTGCAGTTAAAGACTCACCGAAATGTATCAGCGCTTGCGAGGGTGGCATTTTATATGTTTTATCCGGGACTAGGATTAAGAGGGGCGAGGTGTATGACATAGAAGGGGGCACCATCAAGAGGTTCACCAACGGCACGCGGGATGTCTATGACATAGAATGTCCAACAGATATGAATATTGTGACGACTGGTTTGTACTCGAGCAAAACGTCCGTGTATGTTTTAGCCAAGAGTGCGGGGTCTGATAAAGCTGAAGCAAGCGCCATACTTCAGTTTTCAGCGTTGGATGGTCATCTCCAACGCCGTATCATCGAAGACTGGCCAGGAATTCTGGGCATAGTTTTCATCAGGGATGATTATGAACTGGCCTTCTTTGATTCCAAAGAAGTAAAAGTTTATGAAAGGCAGAAAGTGATGAGGAAAAAGCCAAGAAGAGAAGATAGTTCTTCTCGTATTGTCTGA